A genome region from Geminicoccus roseus DSM 18922 includes the following:
- a CDS encoding IS256 family transposase, with protein sequence MTEDRLPLAELMQKAGDGDFLRAVAEAVLQLLMEADVEGLIGAGRHERSPERLNYRNGFRDRALDTRLGTLQLRVPKLRQGSYFPPFLEPRKVSEKALVAVIQEAWIGGVSTRRVDELAQAMGLSGISKSTVSKLCKDIDERVNAFLERPLEGDWPYLWLDATYLKVREGGRIVSVAAIIAVAVNAEGRREIVGLGLGPSEAETFWSGFLKGLVKRGLRGVKLVVSDAHEGLKHAIAKVLGATWQRCRVHWLRNALAHVPKGQQTMVAAALRQAFLQPDQEAARQAWRQLADQLRPRWPKLADLMDASEHDVLAYLAFPVQHRAKLHSTNPLERLNKEVKRRADVVGIFPNETSILRLIGAVLLEANDEWQLQHRYMQLEAMAELLTPELGTLKLPPLAA encoded by the coding sequence ATGACCGAGGACAGACTGCCACTGGCCGAGCTGATGCAGAAGGCCGGCGATGGCGACTTCCTGCGCGCCGTGGCCGAGGCGGTGCTGCAGCTGTTGATGGAGGCGGACGTGGAAGGGCTGATCGGCGCCGGGCGGCACGAGCGCTCGCCGGAGCGGCTCAACTACCGCAACGGGTTTCGCGACCGCGCACTCGACACCCGGCTGGGCACGCTCCAGCTGCGCGTGCCCAAGCTCCGCCAGGGCAGCTACTTTCCGCCCTTCCTCGAGCCGCGCAAGGTCAGCGAGAAGGCACTGGTGGCGGTCATCCAGGAGGCCTGGATCGGAGGCGTGTCCACCCGGCGGGTCGACGAGCTGGCGCAGGCCATGGGCCTGAGCGGCATCTCGAAGAGCACGGTCTCCAAGCTGTGCAAGGACATCGACGAGCGGGTGAACGCCTTCCTCGAGCGACCGCTGGAGGGCGATTGGCCCTACTTGTGGCTCGATGCGACCTACCTGAAGGTCAGGGAGGGCGGCCGCATCGTCTCGGTCGCGGCGATAATCGCGGTGGCGGTGAACGCCGAGGGCCGCCGCGAGATCGTTGGCTTGGGCCTGGGCCCGTCCGAGGCAGAGACGTTTTGGTCGGGCTTTCTCAAAGGGCTGGTCAAGCGCGGCCTGCGTGGGGTCAAGCTGGTGGTCTCGGACGCGCACGAAGGGCTCAAGCACGCCATCGCCAAGGTCCTTGGTGCCACCTGGCAAAGGTGTCGCGTGCACTGGCTAAGGAATGCCTTGGCGCACGTGCCGAAGGGCCAGCAGACGATGGTTGCCGCCGCGCTGCGCCAAGCCTTCCTGCAGCCGGACCAGGAGGCGGCCCGGCAGGCCTGGCGCCAGCTCGCCGATCAGCTCCGCCCCCGCTGGCCCAAGCTCGCGGACCTGATGGACGCGAGCGAGCACGACGTCCTGGCCTACCTGGCATTCCCGGTCCAGCACCGGGCCAAGCTTCATTCCACGAACCCGCTGGAGCGCCTGAACAAGGAGGTCAAACGCCGGGCCGACGTGGTCGGCATCTTTCCCAACGAGACCTCGATCCTGCGGCTGATCGGAGCCGTGCTGCTGGA
- a CDS encoding vWA domain-containing protein has translation MTLALATSLLGMAGLLALDVARIDLAQGRLQAAVDAAALAVTRDVASVTLEADARLIFEANLPRGYLGLVVEKFELSTSPGADGLQSLSLDVEASIPSAVLAASQAFGFTSKQLAVHASVARGTRTTELVMVLDNTGSMSGQPIQNLRSAARELSDILFKGQPHLPGLYVGIVPYVATVNIGKQHLDWILPVQPGGLLPPLGISLIGSWQAYAPTSWKGCVMAQLPPFDMTDDTILTAGRFYPFYWASVLGGLNVWPVLGKVLEVPQRNDAYGPNLGCGPPITPLTSSRAIIEQAIDGLDAWNRGGTMANLGLVWGWRALSPKWRGFWRNADGSPISFSHPLDYDASHNTKVIVLMTDGQNGWYKDDYTAYGWPEANRMGTSKVNATEAINTRMASACTSLKNLGVVLFTITFGSVDEQTRTRFGACSSSPTQNPLFPGRKYFHAPTGEELRSAFSNIAGQLTELRLVK, from the coding sequence GTGACCCTGGCCCTGGCGACCTCTCTGCTCGGGATGGCGGGGTTGCTCGCGCTGGACGTGGCGCGCATCGACCTGGCGCAAGGAAGGCTGCAGGCGGCGGTCGACGCGGCTGCTCTGGCGGTCACCCGGGATGTGGCCTCGGTCACGCTGGAGGCGGATGCGCGGCTGATCTTCGAGGCGAACCTGCCGCGCGGATATCTTGGACTGGTGGTGGAGAAGTTCGAGCTCTCGACTTCTCCGGGCGCCGACGGTCTGCAATCCCTGTCGCTGGATGTGGAAGCCAGCATCCCTTCCGCCGTGCTCGCAGCCAGCCAGGCATTCGGCTTCACGAGCAAGCAACTTGCGGTGCATGCGAGCGTCGCGCGCGGGACCCGCACAACGGAACTGGTCATGGTCCTCGACAACACAGGGTCGATGTCCGGGCAGCCCATCCAGAATCTCCGCTCGGCCGCCAGGGAACTTTCCGACATCCTGTTCAAGGGTCAGCCCCATCTGCCGGGCCTGTATGTCGGCATCGTCCCCTATGTGGCGACGGTCAACATCGGAAAGCAGCATCTCGACTGGATCTTGCCCGTGCAGCCGGGAGGCCTGCTTCCGCCCCTTGGCATCAGCCTGATCGGGTCATGGCAGGCCTACGCCCCGACCAGCTGGAAGGGCTGCGTCATGGCCCAGTTACCGCCCTTCGACATGACCGACGATACCATCCTGACGGCGGGACGGTTCTATCCGTTCTACTGGGCTTCGGTTCTCGGAGGACTCAATGTCTGGCCCGTCCTGGGCAAGGTTCTGGAGGTCCCGCAGCGAAACGACGCCTATGGCCCCAACCTGGGGTGTGGACCTCCCATCACTCCCCTTACCTCGTCCCGCGCGATCATCGAGCAGGCCATTGACGGGCTCGACGCGTGGAACCGGGGTGGCACCATGGCGAATCTCGGCCTGGTGTGGGGGTGGCGCGCGCTGTCGCCCAAGTGGCGCGGATTCTGGCGCAATGCGGACGGCAGCCCGATCTCCTTCTCCCACCCGCTGGACTACGACGCCTCCCACAACACCAAGGTGATCGTCCTCATGACCGATGGTCAGAACGGGTGGTACAAGGACGACTATACCGCATATGGCTGGCCCGAGGCGAACCGCATGGGGACCAGCAAGGTGAATGCGACCGAGGCGATCAATACGCGCATGGCATCGGCCTGCACCTCGCTCAAGAACCTAGGAGTGGTTCTGTTCACGATCACGTTCGGCTCGGTCGATGAGCAGACCCGTACCCGATTTGGCGCCTGCTCCTCGTCTCCCACGCAAAACCCCCTTTTCCCGGGCCGGAAGTATTTTCATGCCCCAACGGGAGAGGAACTCCGCAGCGCGTTCAGCAACATTGCCGGCCAGCTCACTGAGCTACGCCTGGTCAAGTAG